A single region of the Arthrobacter sp. zg-Y20 genome encodes:
- the nth gene encoding endonuclease III, with product MEGQALAKATGSDPSLLATKRRARRINRLLGELYPYAVAELDFTNAFELLVATVLSAQTTDIRVNAVTPVLFARYPDARALAEADEAELQEIIRPTGFFRAKSASVKALSTKLVDEFNGQVPDRLEDLVTLPGVGRKTANVVLGNAFGVPGITVDTHFGRLARRFGWTTSKDPVKVEEDVAALFEPKDWTPLSNRVVFHGRRVCHAKKPACGACAVAQLCPSYGEGETDPEKARKLLKYELAPGREELHARMMAAETRAQLRAAGFGLEA from the coding sequence TTAACCGGCTGCTGGGAGAGCTGTACCCGTATGCCGTTGCCGAACTGGACTTCACTAACGCGTTCGAGCTGCTGGTAGCCACCGTGCTCTCGGCCCAGACCACCGACATCCGCGTGAACGCAGTCACGCCCGTCCTGTTTGCCCGGTACCCGGATGCCCGGGCACTGGCGGAGGCAGATGAAGCCGAGCTGCAGGAAATCATCCGCCCCACCGGCTTTTTCCGGGCCAAGTCGGCCAGCGTCAAGGCGCTTTCCACCAAGCTGGTGGATGAGTTCAACGGCCAGGTCCCGGACCGGCTGGAGGACCTGGTGACCCTGCCGGGAGTGGGCCGAAAGACCGCCAATGTAGTGCTCGGTAACGCTTTCGGTGTGCCGGGGATCACGGTGGACACCCACTTCGGGCGCCTGGCCCGCCGGTTCGGCTGGACCACTTCCAAAGACCCCGTCAAGGTGGAAGAGGACGTTGCCGCTCTCTTTGAGCCCAAGGACTGGACGCCGCTCTCCAACCGCGTGGTCTTCCACGGACGGCGGGTGTGCCATGCCAAGAAGCCCGCCTGCGGTGCCTGCGCCGTCGCGCAGCTCTGCCCGTCCTACGGCGAAGGCGAGACGGACCCGGAGAAGGCCCGCAAACTGCTGAAATACGAATTGGCGCCCGGACGCGAGGAACTGCATGCCCGCATGATGGCGGCCGAGACCCGTGCCCAGCTGCGGGCCGCTGGCTTCGGGCTCGAAGCATGA